The Micropterus dolomieu isolate WLL.071019.BEF.003 ecotype Adirondacks linkage group LG23, ASM2129224v1, whole genome shotgun sequence DNA window TTTGATGATTGCTCTGCAGGGGCATTTAGCGGCCAAGCAGTATGAGACCATTTAACAGAATTAGATGCCCCTTACAATGCAAATACTGTTTCTTTACCAAATGTCCTTATGCAATTATAACAATACACacagcttaaaaaaaacaaaattaaaatgaaccAAATTCGTGACCTCCCAGTTATCAGATTCTTACATTCCTTAGTCTTTTTATGGACTAGCGTTAAAACATGACAACTTCACTGAAGCTATTCAGAAGGCTTACAATCTTGTTTGGCCCATCTATTCATTAAGTAATGACAATGCAAACATGTCCCTTTTGTGAGTACACACATCTTAATGTTGATTCACAGCAGTTACCCCAATCAGAAAAAATCAATGGTTTCTTCAAATTTGTGTTTGTAAATTTTATAAAAAGGTGAACATCCACATGTTTCATGTCTAAGTGACTGATTCTTAGTTTAATCAGATATACAATAGTCCACATATCATCCAAATTTAAACATAATGTGTGATAGGTAGGTTTGACTTAACAGACGACCGgtgaaaatatgcaaatgtttggGTGAATTACTTTTTTACCTTGTTTTTGGGCTGCAGATGTGACTCCACCAGAGAGTAATCCCAGAGAGAATTGCATTGTGGTTCAGCTCAAAGACGGCTCAACAGTCAATCTGTGTGCAAACAGTGAGGATGAATCCATGTAGGTACTCTCACTTCACGCTCATCCTGTCCGCTCTGCGTCCTGTTGCAGCTCCATACACATTACACTCTATCAGTTTTTCATTCCTGTTCGTGTCTTTTTCAGAGCATGGAAACTGACTCTGCTGGACACCAAGAGAAACCCGGTGAGTAATACTGTGTTGAAACATGATCTGTTCACTCTCACTGGTGGTTGGTATTTCCACCTCAGTGCTAAAAGTAGCATTTTCTTTCTGTAGGTGTTCACATACGACCCATATGATGACTCCTACCAGGCTGTTCCTATCAACAGCCATCATACTGTCTACATCACACCTGGAGCAGGACCAGGTATGTTACCAGTGATGCAAAGCAATACAGGATTCAGTATTtccccacttttttttttttttttaccggaATTAGAAGGTTGGAAGCAGCATTTAGACCTTCATGTTTGGAGAAAAAACTGCAGAAAACATCATTAACTGCTTAACtgcacaaataaaatattaaaaatctaaatatttaaaaacattttatatttttttttggtGCAATGGAGGGTGTACTGTgtacttctacttcactacatttcatttcatacagaaatattgtactttttaagcCTCTATATTTATCTTACTTAGTTAGTAGTTGCTTTACAGATtcatattttacatacaaagcCCCTACAAGCTGAAAAATTAAAGAGCTACTTACACATATAAGACATTAgtaacagtaaaacaataatatacataatatatgACTCTGAAAGGGTCctttctgcataatgagtaggGCCTATTCTTACTTTATACAGTTTAAGTGTATTTTCCTGATAATAcctgtttgcttttatttaaacacaaattatAGATTTTTACTTGGAAGGAAGTATATTTTACACTGTGGCACCTTTACCTTAACGTAGAGTATATATTCCACCACTATTAGTGGTATTCAGTGGGCTTCACAGATAGTGTTGTGAGCAGATTTAGTGGAGCTCTTAAGCAAATCTGTAGTAGTACAATATTACACAATTCACCAAATCAACTTTCAACTATATAACTACAGtacatttttcatgttattattattattatttaattctttttttttaatcgatAAATTGCCCTAAACCACAGACAATCTGAATGTGACGGTGCTCCTTTAAAAACATTCCATTCAACAATGACCACCAAATTCTCTTCTTCTCATCCTTATTTGCATTCTCTTCCCCTGCATGGTCGAACATCTAAATTCAACATAATCCAGCGGAATGCAATACAATTTCGATATCTGTATAATTATTGATGAAATCTCCAAGTTTTCCAAGGTCCGCCACATCTCTCACTCTTTCCACGTAGTTGTACCTCCACATACCCGCTGGGCGAGTAGCCTAATTAAATTGTGGGGCATTTGATTTGTGTCACGTAGCATGTACGTCGGGAGATGCATTAAATCAGTCCTAATAATAATAGCAGTGGGCCAATGTGtgcaaaaataatgataaaGTAATGTGTATTGTAGCAGGAAGATACACCAACAGCAGTTCCGtccaataaaatgtgttttgccaAGAAAGTCTAATCTGTACATGTGAGTGCTTtgaaaacagatgaaaacaatTTTAATTGTGATATTAAGCTTTAAAGAATAAGCCTCCTTCTGTTTGTGCATCTCTGATTTCAACCTGGATTGTGTGAAACAAAGGCTTTTAAAGCATCTCTGTGGAAATAAAACCAGAATTATTGTGTAAATACTATCACCAGGCCCTATTTAACCCTGTAGCTTGGGATCCCTATCAGCTCCCTGGTTTGTCCCACTTTCTGTGCATTCTGTGTGTATCCTGCTACCTTTAACTTTCCATCAGGCACACAGCAGACTTCACGGaacagtttaattttattttttatatataacattaatttttattttatttattaataccTAAAGCTTACCAGTACTTCAGATCCGGATATTAACTGGCCTCAGGTTTACTGTGTGTCAGTTTGTGGTAATTTTGTATAACACAGATTTAGTTAGAAATATGTATCACGTAAGCGTAAAATCAACTAAAATAGGACACTGTCACAGGATGAGGTAAAAACGCCGGAGCTACCtggtaaaagtaaaaaagagtGTGAGTTtgctgcccttctaattcagagTTGACCCTCTGAGTTCTTCCCTTACTATGATTTGTCAAACATGTATCAGCCAACAAGTTGACCATAAATATTAAACGTGTCTTCCCTGTGTCTTTTCTAAGGAACCCACCAGGTGGTTGTTCAGAGGGACCCATTTGATGGAGTGTTAGATAATCTAGCACTGGGATTACTGGCAGGCATGGCAGCAGGAACAGCCATGCGATCCTTCCTCTGGATGCCCTTCTTTTTCTGCTGAGATGATCTCCATTACTGACATGACAACGCCTGCACACAGACTGTCTGTCCCCACACACTGGGGGCCTGTGCGAGGAGGCTTTTACTAGGTCTACCTCCCAAAAACCTTCATTTTTTGTTATCGTCTCTTTTTAAATCACATCTGCTTTAACACTTTGGCACTTTTGCATATAAGACTTTCATATTAGCTGAAATGGTTGCTATGTAATTACATGCTCTACCTGCTtgtttatatagcacactgaaTCTACCCATGAACAATTGCAAATGTCAGGAAGTCCATTTTGTTTCTTAATGTTCTTTTATCAGCTGTCTGAATTTTCCACTCAACAAGCTTAATAAAAGAGTTAGGTGCGTAGTGTGTACAAGGAAATACATGTATGTATTAAAATCATCATTTGGTTGACTACAACAAACAAACcataaatattcattttcaaatgATTGC harbors:
- the plekhb1 gene encoding pleckstrin homology domain-containing family B member 1 → MALLRSGWLWRQTSVLKRWKLNWCDLWIDGSLCFYKNDSRRELEHRVSLKTACVDVRSGLECGDVTPPESNPRENCIVVQLKDGSTVNLCANSEDESIAWKLTLLDTKRNPVFTYDPYDDSYQAVPINSHHTVYITPGAGPGTHQVVVQRDPFDGVLDNLALGLLAGMAAGTAMRSFLWMPFFFC